From one Lycium ferocissimum isolate CSIRO_LF1 chromosome 5, AGI_CSIRO_Lferr_CH_V1, whole genome shotgun sequence genomic stretch:
- the LOC132055346 gene encoding protein ROOT HAIR DEFECTIVE 3-like, whose amino-acid sequence MLSDNKDECCSTHLIDGDGAFNVVGVENFMKEVKLAECGLSYAVVSIMGPQSSGKSTLLNHLFHTNFREMDAYKGRSQTTKGIWMARCAGIEPCTLVMDLEGTDGRERGEDDTAFEKQSALFALAVSDIVLINMWCHDIGREQAANKPLLKTVFQVMMRLFSPRKTTLMFVIRDKTRTPLENLEPVLREDIQKIWDSVPKPQAHKETPLSEFFNVEVVALSSFEEKEEQFKEQVASLRQRFFHSIAPGGLAGDRRAVVPASGFSFSSQEIWRVIKENKDLDLPAHKVMVATVRCEEIANEKYVAFTENEEWRQLEEAVNSHSVRGFGRKLSSILDACLSEYDAEATFFDEGVRSSKRKQLKEKLLQLVQPAYQSMLGHIRSDTFERFKEAFEKALKGGKGFALSARECTESFMSHFDEESTDAIIDQAKWDSSRVRDKLRRDVDAHIAEVRSAKLAEVTTLYETKLNEALAGPVEALLDGAGDDTWPAIRKLLQRETDTAVSGFASALSGFEMDEESRDSMVLRLKDYARGVVEAKTKEEAGRVLSRMKDRFSTLFSHDQDSMPRIWTGKEDIRAITKTARSASLKLLSVMAAVRLEDEGDSIDKTLILALVDSSSAKSVSSVDPLASSTWDEVPPSKTLITPVQCKSLWRQFKTETEYVVSQAIAAQEASKRNNNWLPPPWAIAAMVILGFNEFMTLLRNPLYLGFIFVAYLLFKALWVQLDISGEFRNGVLPGLLSLSTKFVPTIMNLLKRLAEEGQGMASGQQPQGNPALAAKSFRGSTNDNGDVSTSTTSEVTSENGTEYSSSSLHDKRQ is encoded by the exons ATGCTTTCAGATAATAAGGATGAGTGCTGTTCAACTCACCTCATTGACGGCGATGGAGCGTTCAATGTTGTTGGAGTCGAGAACTTTATGAAGGAAGTTAAACTGGCGGAATGTGGTCTTTCATATGCCGTTGTGTCCATTATGGGCCCGCAAAGTAGCG GGAAGAGTACACTGTTAAATCATCTTTTTCATACTAACTTCAGAGAGATGGATGCCTACAAGGGAAG GTCACAAACCACAAAAGGTATTTGGATGGCTCGATGTGCTGGGATTGAGCCTTGCACCCTAGTCATGGATTTAGAAGGCACAGATGGTAGAGAACGAGGAGAG gatgaCACCGCGTTTGAAAAGCAAAGTGCTCTATTCGCACTTGCTGTTTCTGATATAGTGCTTATCAACAT GTGGTGTCATGATATTGGTCGTGAGCAGGCTGCCAATAAGCCTCTTTTGAAGACTGTCTTCCAG GTTATGATGCGTTTATTTAGTCCACGTAAAACGACATTGATGTTTGTTATTCGTGACAAAACAAGG ACTCCCCTTGAAAATTTGGAACCTGTTCTAAGGGAAGACATTCAGAAG ATATGGGATTCTGTCCCAAAGCCGCAAGCTCACAAGGAAACACCGTTAAGTGAGTTTTTTAAT GTCGAGGTCGTGGCTCTTTCTAGTTTCGAGGAGAAGGAAGAACAATTCAAAGAGCAG GTGGCTAGTCTAAGACAGCGGTTCTTTCATTCTATTGCACCTGGTGGGCTTGCTGGAGATAGGCGGGCTGTTGTTCCTGCTTCAGGCTTTTCATTTAGTTCACAAGAGATATGGAGGGTTATAAAGGAGAACAAGGACCTTGACCTGCCTGCCCATAAG GTTATGGTAGCTACGGTGCGCTGTGAAGAGATTGCCAATGAAAAATATGTTGCTTTCACTGAAAATGAG GAATGGCGTCAATTAGAAGAGGCAGTTAATTCTCATTCTGTACGGGGCTTTGGAAGGAAGCTCAGCTCAATTTTGGACGCTTGTTTATCAGA GTATGATGCCGAGGCTACCTTCTTTGACGAAGGGGTTAGATCCTCAAAGCGAAAGCAGTTGAAAGAGAAATTGCTTCAG CTTGTCCAACCAGCCTACCAATCTATGCTGGGACACATTCGATCTGATACTTTTGAAAGATTCAAAGAAGCATTTGAGAAGGCATTGAAGGGGGGTAAAGGGTTTGCTCTGTCCGCTCGTGAATGTACTGAGTCTTTTATGTCCCATTTTGACGAAGAAAGCACAG ATGCTATTATTGATCAAGCAAAATGGGACTCATCTAGAGTGAGGGATAAGCTGAGGCGTGATGTAGATGCTCATATTGCTGAAGTTCGTAGTGCCAAGCTTGCTGAAGTGACAACCCTCTACGAG ACAAAACTGAACGAGGCATTGGCTGGACCAGTTGAGGCCCTTTTAGATGGAGCGGGTGATGATACATGGCCAGCAATAAGAAAACTGCTTCAGCGTGAGACTGACACAGCAGTCTCTGGTTTTGCTTCTGCACTCTCTGGTTTTGAAATGGATGAAGAAAGTAGGgatagtatggttttgcggttgAAAGATTATGCACGTGGAGTAGTTGAAGCAAAGACAAAGGAAGAAGCTGGAAGGGTGTTGAGTCGCATGAAGGACAG GTTTTCAACATTGTTCAGCCATGATCAGGATTCTATGCCACGAATTTGGACTGGCAAGGAAGATATTCGAGCAATTACTAAAACTGCACGATCAGCT TCTCTGAAGCTCCTATCAGTTATGGCTGCAGTTCGCTTGGAAGATGAGGGTGACAGTATAGACAAAACACTTATCCTTGCTCTTGTGGATTCTTCCTCCGCAAAGAGCGTTTCATCAGTTGATCCTCTGGCGTCTAGCACTTGGGATGAG GTCCCTCCATCGAAAACTTTGATTACACCTGTCCAGTGCAAGTCTTTGTGGAGGCAATTTAAGACGGAGACTGAATATGTTGTTTCACAAGCCATTGCTGCTCAG gAGGCTAGCAAGAGAAATAATAACTGGCTACCACCTCCGTGGGCAATTGCTGCCATGGTGATTTTGGGATTCAATGAATTCATGACACTTTTAAG AAATCCTTTATATTTGGGGTTTATATTCGTCGCCTATCTGCTATTTAAAGCCCTTTGGGTGCAATTGGACATCTCGGGCGAATTCCGCAATGGAGTT CTACCTGGACTTCTCTCTTTATCCACAAAGTTCGTTCCTACAATCATGAATCTTCTTAAACGACTAGCAGAGGAAGGACAAGGTATGGCAAGTGGTCAACAACCTCAGGGTAACCCTGCCCTTGCTGCAAAGAGCTTCCGTGGTAGCACGAACGATAATGGTGACGTGTCAACGAGCACTACATCTGAAGTAACTTCAGAAAATGGAACAGAATACTCTAGCTCCTCGTTACATGACAAAAGACAGTAA